One Oscillatoria sp. FACHB-1406 DNA window includes the following coding sequences:
- a CDS encoding DUF11 domain-containing protein, with amino-acid sequence MMIFRRRVGLLNLPLLLLSVFISNFLISNGAPVLAQDAINNTASASGDNLPAPIGSNTVRVFADQARLELIKTADRAAAEPGDTVVYRLALRNAGTGPASQIVITDAAPLGVNYIPRSLQGSLSTRSGTNAITLTPATLSGRTVTFIYPRLDAGQTLNIIYAAEITPDAVRGTGRNTAQERRSNIATFLLRIRPGILSDCGTIIGRVFVDKNFDGEQQPGESGVPNAVIFLQDGNRITTDANGLFSMANVVAGPQTGTLDLTSLPGYTLAPNLYFIERNSQSRLVRLEPGGLVRMNFAVTPASGEGQEQN; translated from the coding sequence ATGATGATTTTCCGACGGCGGGTGGGCCTGCTGAATCTACCCCTCCTTCTCCTGAGTGTTTTTATATCCAATTTTTTAATATCTAATGGCGCGCCAGTTCTGGCGCAAGATGCAATTAACAATACCGCCTCGGCATCGGGAGACAATTTACCGGCTCCAATCGGGTCGAATACCGTTCGAGTCTTCGCCGACCAAGCGCGCTTAGAACTGATTAAAACAGCCGATCGCGCCGCTGCCGAACCGGGCGATACCGTGGTTTATCGCCTCGCGCTAAGGAATGCCGGAACCGGGCCTGCCAGCCAAATTGTAATTACCGACGCAGCGCCGCTCGGAGTCAACTACATTCCCCGCTCCCTCCAAGGCTCGCTCTCCACGCGATCGGGAACCAATGCCATTACCTTAACGCCAGCAACCCTATCCGGAAGAACGGTTACATTTATTTATCCGCGTTTAGATGCCGGTCAAACTTTAAACATTATCTATGCTGCGGAAATTACCCCCGATGCCGTGCGGGGAACGGGGAGAAATACCGCCCAAGAACGTCGCAGCAATATTGCAACATTTCTGTTAAGAATTCGACCCGGTATTTTGTCCGATTGCGGCACAATTATCGGTCGCGTTTTTGTCGATAAAAACTTCGATGGCGAACAACAACCGGGAGAGTCGGGCGTTCCCAATGCCGTTATTTTCTTGCAAGACGGCAACCGGATTACAACGGATGCTAACGGCTTATTCTCAATGGCAAATGTTGTCGCCGGACCGCAGACCGGAACATTAGATTTAACCAGCTTGCCGGGATATACCTTAGCCCCCAACCTCTACTTTATCGAACGCAATAGTCAATCGCGCTTAGTGCGTTTAGAACCGGGCGGATTAGTCCGCATGAATTTTGCGGTCACGCCAGCTTCCGGCGAAGGACAGGAGCAAAATTGA
- a CDS encoding MoxR family ATPase — MTPTALKNYLDKLISNQLQISTTIWGPPGIGKSSIVAQVAQQQKIDFVDVRLSQLAPTDLRGLPVPEGGISKWYPPEFLPRQGKGILFLDELNMAPPAMQGMAQQLILDRRVGSYEVPDGWYIWAACNRKEDRAAVFDMPSPLANRFLHLHVEPDFESFKIYALNRGLHEQVIAFLSFRSSLLHKLDPQQPAWPSPRSWEMASQLHFAGIDIAPAVGDGAAAEFAAYLKVYENLPDINAILNGAGKNVDFPQEPSIRYAVTIGLAVRAENATQGYSAFAWLDRTATPEWVQLFAVDLFRTLRARGQMGALAQMVQKDKRLQDFLKDFQGLVSF; from the coding sequence ATGACTCCGACCGCCCTTAAAAATTATCTCGATAAACTTATTAGCAACCAACTCCAAATCAGTACGACCATCTGGGGGCCGCCAGGAATCGGTAAATCTAGCATTGTCGCCCAAGTCGCCCAACAGCAAAAAATCGACTTTGTAGACGTGCGTCTGTCCCAACTCGCTCCTACCGATTTGCGCGGTTTACCCGTTCCAGAAGGCGGAATTTCTAAATGGTATCCCCCCGAATTCTTGCCCCGTCAAGGGAAAGGCATTTTATTTTTAGACGAATTAAATATGGCCCCGCCCGCGATGCAAGGAATGGCACAGCAGCTTATTTTAGATCGGCGCGTCGGTAGCTACGAAGTGCCGGACGGCTGGTATATCTGGGCGGCTTGCAACCGCAAAGAAGACCGCGCCGCCGTCTTCGATATGCCCTCTCCCCTTGCCAATCGCTTTTTGCATCTCCACGTCGAACCCGACTTTGAAAGCTTCAAAATCTACGCCCTCAACCGAGGCTTGCACGAACAGGTTATCGCTTTCTTGTCCTTCCGTTCCTCGCTCCTACACAAACTCGATCCCCAGCAACCTGCGTGGCCCTCGCCCCGTTCTTGGGAGATGGCTTCCCAGTTGCATTTTGCGGGCATTGATATTGCTCCTGCCGTGGGCGATGGCGCGGCGGCGGAATTCGCGGCTTACCTCAAAGTTTACGAAAATCTACCCGATATTAATGCCATCCTCAACGGAGCCGGAAAAAATGTCGATTTTCCCCAAGAACCTTCCATTCGTTATGCCGTGACGATTGGTTTGGCAGTGCGCGCCGAAAATGCAACTCAAGGTTACAGCGCCTTCGCTTGGCTCGATCGCACCGCCACCCCAGAATGGGTACAATTGTTTGCAGTCGATCTCTTCCGTACTCTGCGCGCGCGCGGACAAATGGGCGCTCTAGCACAAATGGTTCAAAAAGACAAGCGCCTGCAAGATTTTCTCAAAGATTTTCAAGGATTGGTCTCTTTTTAA
- a CDS encoding right-handed parallel beta-helix repeat-containing protein yields MSILFWGLVSGNAVAQPGNLEVRVNSNRDRVAADEELTLREAIAILNGALPLEELSNSEQALVTPANGSRISFNLPPGQTKIELEEELPAIATPGVLLDGTSQAGYDKEKLESSEIPVPVVVITPTPGKQIARGLIIAADNTTVRGLSVYGFSNPSNPLLQSYQDLITPGRVTAKTPPGDIFITHRTPPEIRILRGVPEGDFPFDDDGKYDIPPKNVVIENNYLGSSEVRSAFGVYVFDGIDATIQRNRIAYHSGSAIVTSVRANNLKIQGNVLENNGSGGMPDAIRLEGVVGGTAIADNIIRNNAGSGIYVFKPDGAVEIRNNEITNNGQRYKRAAIFLTGSRHQVTGNRISTQPGPGVAVAVFPDGDRIKITNNQFSNLQGLNIDLVAQQRTGVQDYQSGDGRNPLLGLERVRQYGQLVAGYTGDSFFTRERRRQIANYGVNAPQFASREFYLTPSGTATVLGRAEPGAEIEMYRISENSGGEGVMSVPIGKTTADETGQFRIVLEGVRSGDKLSATATHPEWGTSEDAIAVQLRALPGTSSMGGGR; encoded by the coding sequence TTGTCAATACTGTTTTGGGGATTAGTTTCGGGGAATGCGGTCGCGCAACCGGGAAACTTGGAAGTGAGGGTAAATAGCAATCGCGATCGCGTCGCAGCGGATGAAGAACTCACTTTGCGCGAAGCGATCGCAATTCTCAACGGCGCGCTGCCCCTAGAAGAGTTGAGCAATAGCGAACAAGCGCTCGTCACGCCAGCCAACGGAAGCAGGATTAGCTTTAACTTACCGCCGGGACAAACGAAGATTGAGTTAGAAGAAGAACTTCCCGCGATCGCAACGCCCGGTGTATTGCTCGACGGAACCTCGCAAGCAGGATACGACAAGGAAAAGTTAGAATCCAGCGAAATTCCCGTTCCCGTCGTCGTTATAACTCCCACTCCCGGAAAACAAATCGCGCGGGGACTGATTATTGCCGCCGATAACACTACCGTGCGCGGTTTAAGTGTTTATGGGTTTAGCAATCCTTCTAACCCACTCCTCCAAAGTTACCAAGATTTAATTACACCCGGGCGCGTCACGGCAAAAACGCCCCCCGGCGATATTTTTATTACCCATCGAACTCCGCCCGAAATTCGCATCCTGCGCGGCGTTCCCGAAGGCGACTTTCCCTTCGACGACGATGGAAAATACGACATTCCGCCGAAAAATGTTGTCATTGAAAATAATTATTTAGGCTCTTCGGAAGTCCGTTCCGCCTTTGGGGTTTATGTTTTTGATGGCATCGATGCAACGATACAGCGCAACCGCATCGCTTATCACAGTGGCAGCGCGATCGTAACTAGCGTTCGGGCGAATAACTTAAAAATTCAGGGCAATGTATTAGAAAATAACGGTTCTGGCGGAATGCCGGATGCGATTCGGCTCGAAGGGGTTGTAGGGGGGACAGCGATCGCGGACAATATCATTCGCAACAACGCCGGTAGCGGAATTTACGTTTTTAAACCCGACGGGGCAGTGGAAATTCGCAATAACGAAATTACCAACAACGGACAGCGCTATAAACGCGCCGCCATCTTCCTCACGGGAAGTAGACATCAAGTGACGGGGAACCGCATTTCCACCCAACCCGGGCCTGGAGTTGCCGTGGCTGTATTTCCCGACGGCGATCGCATCAAAATTACCAACAACCAATTTAGCAACCTTCAGGGATTAAATATCGACCTCGTAGCGCAACAAAGAACTGGCGTACAGGATTATCAAAGCGGCGACGGACGCAACCCACTGCTGGGTTTAGAGCGCGTTCGGCAGTACGGACAACTGGTTGCTGGATATACGGGCGACTCATTCTTCACGCGCGAACGCCGCCGCCAAATTGCGAACTACGGGGTTAATGCGCCGCAGTTCGCCAGTCGCGAATTTTATCTTACGCCTTCCGGGACAGCGACCGTTTTAGGGAGGGCAGAACCGGGGGCAGAAATTGAAATGTATCGAATTAGTGAGAATAGTGGGGGAGAAGGAGTAATGAGCGTGCCGATTGGGAAAACAACCGCCGATGAAACGGGACAATTTCGGATAGTTTTGGAAGGGGTGCGATCGGGCGATAAACTAAGCGCGACAGCAACGCATCCAGAATGGGGAACCTCTGAAGACGCGATCGCGGTTCAACTGCGCGCCCTTCCCGGTACAAGCAGCATGGGAGGAGGTCGATAG
- a CDS encoding DUF11 domain-containing protein, whose translation MKPIKRLNPRDRHQMGTKKSSLATSKNALWAIPALATLFLSDPVFSQVIDWDKETWPTGSTSKTFSNIGCPGNQKDVTFTFSGSDLDPTSPSIQSNIGPTAAPDGKSLLFLMAGGNRNRTTTLNITFSSPVVLGKLRVHDIDTRESRVTGETTATSLSRLWVDEVEISGNSGSVIPTLAPDRTVNAPPIPAPPYNPPTIFNQPPNPFPYRTLPLQADRIRNESAVVINPNFPAGNVATGVGEALAQDGSNATAEGSITADFGINALSSIQLIYRNAAISPATGTGLATVKQGISIGDLDFANPCIGVAKQAGPVTETVAGSGIYTIPYTLTVRNQGNKDLTNVQVTENFASQFGLALGTAPLQPGQYRITAGPTAAAPLTPNPGFNGSTDTNILNAANSTLARDQTQTITLTVEVRPPSNTPILLNNQVTANAAYTPPNGSPITVTDKSNNGPNPPTGNPGAPGGDTPTQVAIPPGSSIPQIGVAKASSAPQPVAGQPGVFDITYTLVVQNEGNEALNNVQVVENFAGILQPANAPDPIWSSLAYTNSTSPLIGQYTIVTPPTVGGSLTVPNGGFTGSGAAPGINLLGGGNTLAVGASGTITFTARVRPNPSLLPGNLNNQVAASGTGATSGQPTTDLSVNGANPDANGNARSNDDTGPTPAPLPGVAQPDLPKLGVAKVVGLARDIGNGIYEVPYTIRVQNYGGARLTNIQVEENFAGPIPPSNQVDPGWSSLGYTPNANPGSGQYTVISTTATGSLSGNGTFTGSTSGSINLLNPAGSSLDIGQSETINFVVRVHPANLPVTLNNQVRASGIDPNNPNTPVTDDSTFDPNDPSSTNPDTNGNGNPNDDTRPTPLLLPPIPTPLIGVGKSATNAIDATPADPNDGLFNITYAISVRNAGNVDLTNVQLADDFASQFDLMYVPGAPGVGQYTIIAPPSTSAPLTANGSFTGSDANTGLLNAAGSTLAIGQSQILTVGVQVNLDPVNFPFLLDNQVKGTGTGGGQEVSDLSNDGTNGQTPNNPNPDPDGDGDPTNNNIPTRVALPLNQPIPRIGTSKDAPDTAPPIVDLGDGRYNVPYTIVVENAGTDDLNNVQVTENFEAADPLGFGLTYTAGTPARGQFTLVGTPSTSNPLRINPTFTGSPSGSINLLDAANSTLPIGQRREINFVVQVFPTSIRAILNNRAQATGTGVQSQERVADDSVDDLSTTPGNSLNPNNYTRSTQVELPPRSLSTGGNFVLVKRITNVTRNGQAIAGLDFTTFTDDPSDANDNTLNNTSLKPVGLLEVQGLQSGDEVEYTVYYLAAGNQPVANARVCDLVPERTTFIPNSFGGDSGILLRQGTAETSQTNSADGDNGQFFSPLAPVNSIIPPCPTGTTNPNGAVFSKLGNIPNSGPNQTGFMRFRVRID comes from the coding sequence ATGAAACCGATAAAACGCTTAAATCCGCGCGATCGACATCAAATGGGTACAAAAAAATCTTCCCTTGCAACCTCCAAAAACGCACTGTGGGCAATCCCAGCCCTAGCAACCTTATTCCTCAGCGATCCGGTTTTTTCCCAAGTTATCGACTGGGATAAGGAAACCTGGCCGACGGGAAGCACTAGCAAAACGTTTAGCAATATCGGATGTCCCGGCAATCAAAAAGATGTAACTTTTACCTTTTCCGGAAGCGATCTCGACCCCACTTCGCCAAGTATACAGTCTAATATAGGCCCCACCGCTGCCCCCGATGGAAAAAGTCTTTTGTTCCTAATGGCTGGCGGCAATCGCAATCGAACGACTACTCTTAATATTACCTTTAGCTCTCCCGTTGTCCTTGGCAAGCTCCGAGTTCACGATATTGATACTAGAGAGTCAAGAGTAACTGGCGAAACCACCGCTACGAGTCTCTCTCGCCTTTGGGTCGATGAAGTTGAAATTTCGGGAAATAGTGGAAGTGTGATTCCAACCCTCGCTCCCGATCGAACAGTTAATGCACCCCCTATTCCCGCTCCACCTTACAATCCTCCTACTATTTTTAATCAGCCTCCCAACCCTTTCCCTTACCGCACACTACCACTACAAGCCGATCGAATTCGGAATGAGAGTGCTGTAGTCATCAATCCCAACTTCCCAGCAGGGAACGTCGCAACGGGTGTTGGTGAGGCACTCGCCCAAGATGGAAGTAATGCTACTGCTGAAGGGAGTATTACTGCCGACTTTGGAATTAATGCTCTGAGTAGCATCCAACTGATTTATCGCAATGCTGCTATCTCGCCAGCAACTGGTACAGGATTGGCTACAGTAAAGCAAGGTATCAGCATCGGCGACCTCGACTTCGCCAACCCCTGCATCGGTGTCGCTAAACAGGCAGGTCCCGTAACCGAAACAGTCGCCGGTTCTGGAATCTATACAATTCCCTACACCCTAACTGTGAGAAACCAGGGTAACAAAGACCTTACAAACGTTCAAGTTACGGAAAACTTTGCTTCTCAATTTGGTTTAGCCCTGGGTACGGCTCCGCTACAGCCCGGGCAGTACCGCATTACTGCCGGACCCACCGCCGCCGCACCTTTAACACCAAATCCGGGCTTTAACGGCAGTACCGACACCAATATTCTTAACGCAGCGAACAGCACCCTAGCTCGCGATCAGACTCAAACAATAACGCTGACCGTAGAGGTTCGTCCGCCGAGTAATACCCCAATACTCTTGAACAACCAAGTCACGGCAAACGCTGCTTATACTCCGCCGAATGGTTCGCCGATTACCGTCACCGATAAATCCAATAATGGCCCTAATCCCCCTACAGGCAACCCAGGCGCTCCCGGTGGCGATACTCCTACCCAAGTCGCAATTCCCCCTGGCAGTTCTATCCCGCAAATTGGTGTTGCTAAAGCGAGTAGTGCGCCTCAACCTGTCGCCGGTCAACCCGGAGTTTTTGACATTACTTACACTCTCGTCGTCCAAAATGAAGGAAACGAAGCCCTAAATAACGTTCAGGTCGTCGAAAACTTTGCAGGTATTCTTCAACCGGCAAATGCTCCGGATCCAATTTGGTCGAGTCTCGCCTATACAAATAGTACCAGCCCTCTGATAGGACAGTACACCATTGTCACTCCCCCGACTGTTGGCGGCTCTCTGACAGTACCCAACGGTGGGTTTACCGGCAGTGGTGCTGCTCCCGGTATCAACCTGCTTGGAGGGGGAAATACTTTAGCCGTCGGTGCCAGCGGCACGATTACCTTTACCGCCCGAGTCCGCCCCAATCCTAGCCTGCTTCCCGGCAACCTCAATAACCAAGTCGCCGCCAGCGGCACAGGTGCGACGAGCGGCCAGCCAACCACTGATTTATCGGTGAATGGCGCGAACCCCGACGCAAACGGCAATGCTAGATCGAACGACGATACCGGCCCAACACCCGCACCCCTTCCCGGCGTTGCTCAGCCCGACCTGCCGAAACTGGGGGTTGCGAAAGTTGTCGGGCTGGCTCGGGATATCGGAAACGGTATTTATGAAGTTCCCTATACCATTCGCGTCCAGAACTATGGCGGTGCTAGATTAACCAACATCCAAGTGGAAGAAAACTTTGCCGGTCCGATTCCGCCATCGAATCAAGTCGATCCCGGTTGGTCGAGTTTGGGCTACACGCCGAATGCAAATCCAGGTTCCGGTCAGTATACCGTCATTAGCACCACCGCTACGGGATCCTTAAGCGGCAATGGGACTTTTACCGGCAGCACGAGCGGTAGCATTAACTTACTCAACCCAGCAGGAAGCAGTTTAGACATCGGGCAAAGCGAGACGATTAACTTTGTTGTCCGAGTCCATCCAGCCAATCTTCCCGTTACGCTCAACAACCAAGTTCGCGCCAGCGGGATCGACCCCAATAATCCCAATACGCCTGTAACGGACGATTCTACTTTCGATCCTAACGACCCCAGTAGCACCAATCCGGATACGAATGGCAACGGCAACCCCAACGACGATACTCGTCCCACGCCCCTGCTTTTGCCGCCCATTCCCACACCTCTGATTGGGGTCGGTAAGAGTGCGACAAATGCGATCGATGCAACGCCAGCCGATCCTAACGACGGTCTGTTCAATATCACGTATGCCATCTCAGTACGCAATGCGGGCAACGTAGATTTAACCAACGTTCAACTCGCGGATGATTTCGCTTCTCAGTTTGATTTGATGTATGTACCGGGAGCGCCGGGAGTCGGACAGTATACGATTATTGCTCCTCCTTCGACCTCAGCGCCGCTGACCGCGAATGGTAGCTTTACGGGTAGCGACGCGAATACGGGTTTGCTCAATGCAGCAGGCAGTACCTTAGCGATTGGTCAAAGCCAAATTCTAACCGTCGGCGTGCAGGTCAATCTCGACCCGGTGAACTTCCCCTTCCTGTTGGATAACCAAGTTAAGGGGACGGGAACCGGCGGCGGTCAAGAAGTTAGCGACTTATCCAACGACGGGACGAACGGGCAAACGCCTAATAATCCCAATCCCGATCCCGATGGCGATGGCGACCCTACCAACAACAATATTCCGACGCGGGTTGCTTTGCCGCTCAATCAGCCGATTCCTCGGATTGGAACCTCTAAAGATGCGCCCGATACCGCTCCCCCGATTGTCGATTTAGGGGACGGTCGGTATAACGTTCCTTATACGATTGTGGTGGAAAATGCGGGAACGGATGACCTGAACAACGTCCAAGTTACGGAGAATTTTGAGGCGGCAGATCCGTTGGGTTTCGGTTTGACTTATACGGCGGGAACGCCCGCACGCGGTCAATTTACCTTAGTCGGCACGCCGAGTACGTCAAATCCGTTGAGAATTAATCCAACGTTTACAGGCAGTCCTAGCGGCAGCATCAACCTTTTGGATGCGGCAAATAGTACGTTACCCATCGGTCAACGACGGGAGATTAATTTCGTCGTCCAGGTTTTCCCCACGTCGATTCGGGCGATCTTAAATAACCGAGCGCAAGCAACGGGAACGGGCGTACAGAGCCAAGAAAGGGTGGCTGATGATTCTGTTGACGATTTGAGTACGACCCCCGGAAACAGTTTGAATCCCAACAATTACACCCGTTCTACGCAAGTTGAGCTTCCGCCGCGCAGTCTCTCTACGGGTGGCAATTTTGTCCTCGTGAAGCGGATTACGAATGTGACGCGCAACGGTCAGGCTATAGCCGGACTTGATTTCACTACGTTTACCGACGATCCGAGCGATGCTAACGATAATACGCTTAATAATACTTCTCTGAAGCCGGTTGGTTTGCTGGAGGTGCAAGGGTTGCAAAGTGGCGATGAGGTCGAATATACGGTTTACTATTTGGCTGCGGGAAATCAGCCGGTGGCGAATGCGCGAGTCTGCGATTTAGTACCGGAACGGACGACGTTTATTCCGAATAGTTTTGGTGGGGATAGCGGTATTTTGTTACGTCAAGGAACAGCGGAAACTTCACAGACAAATTCAGCGGATGGAGATAATGGTCAGTTTTTCTCGCCACTCGCGCCGGTGAATTCGATTATTCCGCCTTGTCCGACGGGTACGACGAATCCGAATGGGGCGGTGTTCTCGAAGTTGGGCAATATTCCCAATTCGGGGCCGAATCAAACGGGATTTATGCGATTCCGGGTTCGCATCGATTGA
- a CDS encoding VWA-like domain-containing protein: protein METALDFNRSITASLLRLRVRSPFFATLALFARVLPSATLSTAATNGKDIFFNPEFLSSLPPAQLDGVLLHEVLHAALLHVLRRGTRQPQLWNVAADIVVNGAISEQNCFQLPEGAIRDPKLEKFSVEEIYELLLKNPPKNCTCNLDLLEPSGEMGGDTKEGIGNSELEAHWKAAVQQAIAIARTAQQGSIPASLQRELGTITEPQLDWRTYLWRYLVRTPNDFTGFDRRFLGRGLYLETLEGETVQVFVGVDTSGSISETEMRLFLSEVSGILSAYPHLTGELYYVDAEAYGPYPLNPKGDIPTPVGGGGTSFIPFFDRVFHTDGCGWDGQSNGVCVYLTDGYGAFPSAPPPLPVLWVITPGGLDSQEFPFGETVRLSSF, encoded by the coding sequence ATGGAAACCGCTCTCGACTTCAACCGCAGCATCACTGCATCCCTGCTACGATTGCGGGTGCGATCGCCGTTTTTCGCAACCCTCGCTTTATTTGCCCGCGTTCTGCCCTCAGCGACCCTATCCACCGCAGCAACCAACGGCAAAGATATATTTTTTAACCCCGAATTCTTAAGCAGTTTACCCCCCGCCCAACTCGATGGCGTTCTCTTGCATGAAGTCCTCCACGCCGCCTTGTTGCACGTCCTGCGAAGGGGGACAAGACAGCCCCAATTGTGGAACGTTGCCGCCGATATTGTTGTCAATGGAGCCATTTCCGAACAAAACTGCTTTCAACTGCCCGAAGGTGCAATTCGCGACCCAAAATTAGAGAAATTCAGCGTCGAAGAAATCTACGAATTGCTGTTAAAAAATCCCCCCAAAAATTGCACCTGCAACCTCGATTTACTCGAACCGTCTGGAGAGATGGGAGGAGATACCAAAGAAGGTATCGGAAACAGCGAATTAGAAGCGCATTGGAAAGCCGCCGTACAACAAGCGATCGCGATCGCCAGAACTGCTCAACAAGGCAGCATTCCCGCCTCCTTACAGCGCGAACTCGGCACGATAACCGAACCGCAACTCGACTGGCGCACCTATCTCTGGCGCTACCTCGTGCGCACCCCCAACGATTTTACCGGATTCGATCGCCGCTTCCTCGGTCGCGGTCTTTACTTAGAAACCCTAGAAGGTGAAACCGTCCAAGTCTTTGTCGGGGTTGATACCAGCGGTTCGATTAGCGAAACTGAAATGCGGCTGTTTTTAAGCGAAGTTAGCGGCATCCTCAGCGCCTATCCCCACCTCACCGGAGAATTGTACTACGTCGATGCCGAAGCTTACGGCCCCTACCCCCTCAACCCAAAAGGAGACATTCCCACCCCCGTAGGCGGCGGCGGGACTTCATTTATCCCCTTTTTCGATCGCGTCTTCCACACCGACGGTTGCGGTTGGGACGGACAATCTAACGGCGTTTGCGTCTATCTCACCGATGGCTACGGGGCATTTCCTAGCGCGCCGCCCCCCTTACCCGTGTTGTGGGTTATTACGCCGGGAGGGTTAGACTCGCAGGAGTTTCCATTTGGCGAAACCGTGCGACTTTCAAGTTTTTAA